A single region of the Candidatus Neomarinimicrobiota bacterium genome encodes:
- a CDS encoding 4Fe-4S dicluster domain-containing protein, with product MIRRNSFLSLFNNLPVAGVCNEEIIEIPDPDHVVLPLEYSQRELYIPRVKIGDHVRQYQIIATNSINVCLHAPISGKVLDIKPVWSEYARHVPAICIEKGVGDPLSSDDIFEQYGVSRKGALPDDQLKAMGIFPPWLPTKQTEPDTNPTPLDKIKQVVVVGMDEEPSICVQHQLLIRNLDKVSQGFNYLNLLMPKAQQSLLINRQMLPEIRQALPKSIQLKSISAYYPARILDLLIPQLTNIKFDLDRDYVTQGVMVITVEKLLAMLTAFIDDIPFTHKYLTVSQRDPLFQKTVRIIHGASIRSILESLELDADIPDRIIAGGPMKGMAQFNNLTPMTRSSNGIHLMYGNEAINNDGSTCINCGRCVRICPMHLQVHLIARNVEFECFTEATAYHPQSCIECGLCDYVCPAQRPLVQMVQLANKYGNQENEHKPQTACSIESPLEEWEQHCATATSVDHSFTAHN from the coding sequence ATGATACGACGGAATTCATTTTTATCCCTGTTCAATAATTTACCGGTTGCAGGTGTCTGTAATGAAGAGATCATAGAAATACCTGATCCGGATCATGTGGTACTGCCATTGGAATATTCCCAACGAGAACTGTACATACCCCGGGTTAAAATCGGTGATCATGTGCGACAGTACCAAATCATTGCCACCAACAGCATAAATGTTTGTTTGCATGCACCCATATCCGGAAAAGTACTGGATATAAAACCTGTCTGGTCAGAGTATGCCAGGCATGTTCCCGCAATTTGCATTGAAAAAGGGGTCGGAGACCCTTTGTCATCTGATGATATTTTTGAACAATACGGGGTTTCACGGAAAGGTGCTTTACCGGATGATCAATTAAAAGCAATGGGAATCTTCCCACCCTGGCTACCAACAAAACAAACAGAACCGGATACAAATCCCACTCCCCTGGACAAAATCAAACAGGTTGTGGTTGTGGGAATGGATGAAGAGCCAAGTATCTGTGTGCAGCATCAACTATTGATCCGGAATCTTGATAAAGTCAGTCAGGGGTTTAACTATTTGAACCTGTTGATGCCCAAAGCCCAACAATCCCTCTTGATTAATCGCCAGATGTTACCGGAAATTCGGCAAGCACTACCAAAAAGCATCCAACTGAAATCTATCTCTGCTTATTACCCCGCGCGGATTCTGGATCTGTTAATTCCACAATTGACAAACATCAAGTTTGACTTGGATCGAGATTATGTTACCCAGGGCGTGATGGTGATCACCGTGGAAAAGCTACTGGCAATGCTGACCGCATTCATTGATGATATACCCTTTACTCACAAATATTTAACCGTAAGCCAAAGAGATCCATTATTTCAAAAAACGGTGAGAATAATTCATGGTGCATCCATCCGATCAATTCTCGAATCGTTGGAGCTTGATGCTGATATACCGGATCGGATTATCGCCGGAGGTCCCATGAAGGGAATGGCTCAGTTCAATAATCTGACACCCATGACCCGATCCAGCAATGGTATTCATCTCATGTATGGCAATGAGGCAATCAATAACGATGGCAGCACCTGCATCAATTGCGGGCGCTGTGTCCGCATCTGTCCCATGCACTTACAGGTGCATCTTATTGCTCGAAATGTAGAGTTTGAATGCTTTACAGAGGCAACAGCGTATCACCCACAGTCCTGTATCGAATGTGGTTTATGCGATTACGTATGCCCGGCTCAACGACCGTTGGTGCAGATGGTTCAATTAGCTAACAAATATGGAAATCAGGAAAATGAACACAAACCACAAACTGCATGTAGCATCGAATCCCCACTGGAAGAGTGGGAACAGCATTGTGCGACAGCAACATCAGTGGATCATAGCTTTACTGCCCATAATTAG
- a CDS encoding FAD-dependent oxidoreductase — MLIPIMVMSGVGTVAAIGLGIASRIFHVEEDPRIKYVMDLLPGANCGGCGYAGCSACAEAIVNGEAPVNICVVGQAEVATAVAEYLGISAMSTEPQIAVPDCSGGNRATKKYDYSGFTDCRAAMLYYRGPINCDHGCIGLGTCVSACKFGAIQMGPDNLPLFDPERCVGCGECVRACPKGIISIISEKSKILHWNQFTECLAPCRQKCAAQINIPKYIHFIKEGKYAEALLTIKERNPLPLVCGRVCPEPCALACRRSIGDEPIAINYLKRFAADWEMSTGVHLPVPISPPTGKKVAVIGSGPAGLTAAYFLCRLGHEVEIFERQPELGGMLRYGIPEYRLPKKVLDWEIQGILELGIKVTTKVEFGKDFNLDFLQAEGFQATIITVGAWAEHQLTIEGSDLNGVYSGIKFLENFHKDETPIAGKQVIVIGGGNTAMDAARSSLRLGSEKVTIVYRRSRDEMPANPAEIIAAEEEGIVFRFLSAPNRIIGESGNVKGLEILSMELGEPDPDGRRRPVPIAGSEAVLDCDTIIQAIGQFPDMTFNLKDGLPLLKETRWHTIDAEESTLQTNIPNIFTAGDCFTGPGLAVEAIAAGRYAARSAHYYITEEQIPPIRDQQRNFISGSLHESIMDIHATPRVHEPIIALQDRLGTFNEVEGTIDEKAAQYEASRCLNCGVFCYTEDKTALKEAS; from the coding sequence ATGTTAATACCGATCATGGTAATGTCAGGGGTAGGAACTGTCGCAGCAATTGGACTCGGGATTGCCAGTCGCATATTTCATGTGGAAGAAGACCCACGAATAAAATATGTCATGGATTTACTACCTGGAGCCAATTGTGGGGGATGCGGTTATGCCGGTTGTAGTGCTTGTGCCGAAGCAATAGTCAATGGCGAAGCACCCGTTAATATTTGTGTAGTCGGTCAGGCTGAGGTGGCCACTGCAGTTGCGGAATATTTGGGGATAAGCGCAATGAGTACAGAACCTCAGATAGCTGTTCCGGATTGTTCAGGTGGTAACCGCGCGACAAAAAAATATGACTATTCCGGATTCACAGACTGCCGTGCTGCTATGCTGTATTACAGAGGACCCATTAACTGTGATCACGGTTGCATTGGACTAGGTACCTGTGTTAGTGCCTGTAAATTTGGGGCTATTCAAATGGGTCCTGATAACTTGCCTCTATTCGATCCTGAACGTTGTGTCGGATGCGGAGAATGTGTTCGTGCGTGCCCGAAAGGGATTATATCCATTATTTCAGAGAAGAGTAAGATCCTGCATTGGAACCAATTTACTGAATGTCTGGCTCCCTGTCGTCAGAAGTGTGCGGCTCAAATTAATATTCCAAAGTATATTCACTTTATCAAAGAAGGGAAATATGCTGAAGCTTTGTTAACAATTAAGGAACGGAACCCCCTTCCCCTGGTATGTGGACGAGTATGCCCAGAACCATGTGCTCTGGCATGTCGCCGCAGCATTGGTGATGAGCCGATCGCTATCAATTATTTAAAACGTTTTGCAGCTGATTGGGAAATGTCTACGGGAGTTCATTTGCCTGTACCTATTTCGCCACCAACCGGTAAAAAAGTAGCGGTCATCGGTAGCGGACCAGCGGGACTCACTGCTGCATATTTCCTGTGCCGATTGGGGCATGAAGTGGAAATCTTTGAGCGTCAACCGGAGCTGGGTGGGATGCTCCGATATGGTATCCCGGAATACCGCTTACCCAAGAAAGTTCTGGATTGGGAGATTCAGGGCATCTTGGAGCTTGGTATTAAAGTTACAACCAAGGTCGAATTTGGGAAGGATTTCAACCTTGATTTTCTACAAGCTGAAGGATTTCAGGCAACGATCATAACAGTTGGAGCCTGGGCTGAACATCAATTGACGATTGAAGGAAGCGATCTGAATGGAGTTTACAGCGGCATCAAATTTCTGGAAAACTTTCATAAGGATGAAACTCCCATTGCAGGAAAACAGGTTATTGTCATCGGGGGTGGTAATACGGCTATGGATGCTGCCCGCTCATCGCTTCGTTTAGGATCAGAAAAAGTAACCATCGTTTATCGACGATCCAGAGATGAAATGCCGGCTAATCCTGCCGAAATCATTGCAGCCGAAGAGGAGGGAATCGTATTTCGGTTTCTGAGCGCGCCCAATCGGATCATTGGTGAATCCGGCAATGTTAAAGGGCTGGAAATACTGTCTATGGAACTTGGAGAACCAGATCCGGATGGTCGGCGTAGGCCTGTTCCCATCGCAGGATCTGAAGCTGTTTTGGATTGTGATACCATCATTCAGGCTATTGGTCAATTCCCAGATATGACGTTTAACCTCAAAGATGGTCTACCGTTGCTAAAAGAAACAAGGTGGCATACTATTGATGCTGAGGAGAGTACGCTACAAACGAACATACCCAACATTTTTACAGCCGGTGATTGTTTCACTGGTCCGGGGCTGGCAGTTGAAGCTATTGCTGCAGGACGATATGCGGCTCGATCCGCCCACTACTACATCACAGAGGAGCAAATACCACCCATCCGTGACCAGCAAAGAAATTTCATTTCAGGGTCTTTGCATGAATCAATTATGGATATTCATGCCACTCCAAGGGTACATGAACCGATCATCGCCTTGCAGGATCGGCTTGGGACATTCAATGAGGTTGAAGGTACAATTGATGAAAAGGCTGCTCAATATGAAGCATCTCGGTGTTTAAATTGCGGGGTTTTCTGCTATACAGAAGACAAGACAGCATTAAAAGAGGCCTCTTGA
- a CDS encoding RnfABCDGE type electron transport complex subunit A, protein MDLILLAISAIFVNNILLAQYLGNCPFCGVSKKLSTSVGMGAAVIFVATMASVFTWAVYHCVLVPYDLKFIQTLVFILIIASLVQFVEIFLKKFSKPLYNALGIYLPLITTNCAVMGIALLNVKYEFGFWEMLIFSIASASGFTLAIILFATIRERLFIAPVPHFMKGTAIALVTAGIMSLSFMGFAGMVK, encoded by the coding sequence ATGGACTTGATTCTTCTGGCAATAAGCGCAATATTTGTAAACAATATTCTCCTTGCTCAATACCTGGGAAATTGTCCGTTTTGCGGCGTTTCCAAAAAATTGTCAACATCTGTAGGAATGGGTGCTGCAGTTATATTTGTGGCAACAATGGCATCTGTATTTACCTGGGCTGTGTACCACTGTGTCCTTGTTCCCTACGACTTGAAGTTTATACAAACCTTGGTCTTTATTCTTATCATTGCTTCACTCGTTCAGTTTGTAGAAATTTTTCTCAAAAAATTCAGTAAGCCACTCTACAATGCATTAGGCATTTATCTACCGCTAATCACGACCAATTGTGCCGTCATGGGAATTGCGTTACTAAACGTTAAGTATGAATTTGGATTCTGGGAGATGCTAATCTTTTCAATAGCCAGTGCTTCTGGATTTACACTGGCAATCATCCTTTTTGCTACTATTCGTGAGCGATTATTCATAGCCCCAGTCCCCCATTTCATGAAAGGCACTGCGATTGCGTTGGTGACAGCAGGTATCATGTCATTGTCGTTTATGGGGTTTGCCGGCATGGTAAAATAA
- a CDS encoding RnfABCDGE type electron transport complex subunit D gives MNTNHKLHVASNPHWKSGNSIVRQQHQWIIALLPIISASLYRYGADALNVLCLCLFTSVLFDAGTNLIIKSKDNTSNWTSVPMAILLAVLLPVGTPWWMVVIGSGLMIILGKKLFGGIGAYPVHPVLLSYAMLQISWPATFKHTGAVLAYDWNISMVSPLQMIKTLGASAETIFSWQDMLLGNQVAGLGNGLVLFVLIGGILLLLMRTITWHIPVAFIIGVVCMGGLLRLVDPQCTATPIFHLLSASTLLGAFFLAPEPTTSPVNSLPMIMYGLLGGALLVLIRTFSIHLDGIAFTILLINMVYPLLDRITPAVRGLEVADHA, from the coding sequence ATGAACACAAACCACAAACTGCATGTAGCATCGAATCCCCACTGGAAGAGTGGGAACAGCATTGTGCGACAGCAACATCAGTGGATCATAGCTTTACTGCCCATAATTAGTGCCAGCCTGTACCGATATGGTGCTGATGCATTGAATGTGCTATGTCTCTGCCTTTTCACATCAGTACTATTTGATGCTGGTACAAATCTGATTATAAAGAGCAAAGACAACACATCGAATTGGACGAGTGTACCCATGGCTATTCTTCTCGCAGTGCTGTTGCCCGTTGGTACTCCCTGGTGGATGGTTGTCATTGGTAGTGGCCTCATGATCATTCTTGGGAAAAAACTGTTTGGTGGAATAGGTGCTTATCCTGTACATCCAGTTCTGTTGAGTTATGCCATGCTGCAGATATCGTGGCCAGCAACTTTCAAACACACCGGAGCAGTATTGGCATATGACTGGAATATCTCTATGGTGAGTCCATTGCAGATGATCAAAACACTTGGAGCCAGCGCTGAAACAATATTCAGCTGGCAGGATATGCTGTTGGGGAACCAGGTTGCCGGTCTTGGTAATGGCTTGGTCCTGTTCGTGTTGATCGGGGGAATCTTGTTGCTATTGATGCGTACCATCACTTGGCATATTCCCGTGGCATTTATAATAGGCGTGGTCTGCATGGGCGGTCTGTTGCGTTTGGTAGATCCACAATGTACGGCTACACCGATTTTTCATCTTCTGTCAGCAAGCACTTTGTTGGGAGCATTTTTTCTGGCTCCAGAGCCAACCACATCACCAGTAAATTCACTGCCCATGATCATGTATGGGCTGTTGGGCGGCGCTCTGTTAGTTCTGATACGAACATTTTCCATTCATCTCGACGGAATCGCATTCACAATTTTACTGATAAACATGGTATATCCACTGCTGGATAGGATCACACCAGCAGTACGTGGACTGGAAGTGGCAGATCATGCGTGA
- a CDS encoding FMN-binding protein, which translates to MREIAHLVLVLGMICGISAGSLESIRTVLSDRIELQNDLYIRGPALERLFKQPAKDILNNKLIVETETGSVTVFYTTDNTDLRELALEVSGKGGYGGDISILLGVDMTTRKLLGIEIIQHKETPGLGSRIEKPAFRKQWQNLPLHVPPRLKANGGTIDGITGATFSTNAILNGSQTALTFLEQYENQIKRTILDKSADLEPISLNI; encoded by the coding sequence ATGCGTGAAATTGCACATCTCGTTCTAGTCTTGGGAATGATCTGCGGCATATCTGCCGGAAGTTTGGAATCCATACGCACGGTTCTAAGTGACCGAATAGAATTACAGAATGATCTGTATATCAGGGGGCCAGCTCTGGAACGTTTATTCAAACAACCGGCAAAAGATATCCTGAATAATAAATTGATTGTTGAAACCGAGACCGGATCGGTAACTGTTTTCTATACAACAGACAATACTGATCTGCGGGAATTGGCTCTGGAAGTAAGCGGAAAAGGTGGCTATGGTGGCGACATCAGCATCCTGCTGGGTGTGGATATGACCACACGGAAATTGTTAGGGATTGAGATAATCCAGCATAAGGAAACACCTGGCCTGGGGTCAAGGATCGAAAAACCGGCCTTCCGTAAACAATGGCAAAATTTGCCTCTACATGTTCCACCCCGGCTAAAAGCCAACGGGGGCACAATTGATGGTATTACTGGTGCCACTTTTTCCACGAATGCCATCTTAAATGGTTCACAGACAGCTCTTACTTTCTTGGAGCAATATGAAAATCAGATAAAACGAACCATCTTAGACAAGAGCGCTGACCTAGAGCCAATCTCATTAAATATTTGA
- a CDS encoding electron transport complex subunit E: protein MSRFLSVLTHGFWKDLPPFRLVLGLCPALAVTASANNGLGMGLSVTFVLIFSNLIISLMRKLIPDKVRIASYIVIIATLVVMVEMILQAFFFGLSQQLGIYIPLIVVNCIILGRAEAFASRNPVFLSAVDGFSVGLGFTLSLTLVGSIREILGTGTWFGLQVMGSAYQPFEFMVKAPGAFICLGLLLGLMNAYSRYRGENVLQS from the coding sequence ATGTCCCGATTCTTATCAGTATTAACCCACGGATTCTGGAAGGATTTGCCACCTTTCCGACTGGTTCTTGGACTATGCCCTGCCTTAGCGGTTACCGCTTCAGCCAACAATGGTCTGGGAATGGGTCTATCAGTTACCTTTGTGCTGATTTTCTCAAATCTGATCATTTCACTGATGAGGAAACTGATCCCCGATAAAGTCCGTATTGCCAGCTATATCGTAATTATCGCCACATTGGTGGTAATGGTTGAAATGATACTTCAAGCCTTTTTCTTCGGTTTATCTCAACAACTTGGAATCTATATACCACTCATTGTGGTCAATTGCATCATTTTGGGTCGAGCAGAAGCCTTTGCATCTCGAAACCCTGTTTTTTTATCAGCGGTGGATGGTTTCAGTGTGGGGTTGGGATTTACGCTATCCCTCACTTTGGTCGGTAGTATCCGGGAAATCTTAGGAACCGGAACCTGGTTTGGTTTACAGGTAATGGGATCAGCATATCAACCTTTTGAGTTTATGGTAAAGGCACCGGGAGCATTTATCTGTCTAGGATTGCTTCTGGGACTCATGAATGCTTATAGCAGGTATCGTGGTGAAAATGTGCTCCAAAGCTAA
- a CDS encoding metallophosphoesterase family protein, which produces ANDLVRGPYLQDAQLTTITILWETELATIGKVRFSTNPRILTQSSVDDEPQTLHQIGLENLKPNQTYYYQCIWKKGKTTRGKFRTAPADDQTSLRIAVVGDSRSDLVMSKKISNMIVDKDPGIVLHTGDLVANGRNLKEWNTYLFKPMENLLRNIPLYPVLGNHEQESPYYYKYFPLHNQKPWWSVDYGSVHIIGLDTSVPTDPESEQYQFMREDLKKNKSPWIIVVFHHPLFHTHPYRPVQKYQHEWQSLFMEHGVDLVLTGHDHYYHRTFPIGRMSEKQQGVVHITTAGGGASLYPTISRPYSAYDRSLYHFLLIDVTEDELEIRAIDENNQIFDAIILNKNQDHSAASFVEYGLFELEQDLNKQLGGLFPRENKKGIVFFDTTLTMETNFYMPVSVKYQWRATDSWIFDQNNNEFTINPGEKLKIRLKAQVDKKHFMPTPELSLHLAADNATRNIIRSRPYQKSLGFRNQDLQFSIEEAAYKKAVSSTSDDLSPLFFFLNYYADSEFASDVMVELGKRSFRTRDKRILPKLKTFLKKYPSDLNKYRIYPFYFLFEDFNNLEEWMAIMRRLPSKQLSYAPKLMCQLLELDIFNSRTIRNWYLIGPFDASDGQGLSTIYAPEVELDLSRSVEFRTGGEIGWKKHPTTGSYIDLIDALAVPEYASSNLVAYAYAEVVTKKAGEVLLLLGTDDDPVVWVNGVEVHRKEVGRGLRACQDVLLVPVKTGKNDILIKVVQRGGAWNLDLRISDWMRILE; this is translated from the coding sequence AGCGAATGATCTGGTTCGTGGACCGTATTTACAGGATGCTCAGTTGACAACAATCACCATCCTATGGGAAACCGAATTGGCAACTATTGGAAAGGTTCGTTTTAGTACAAATCCACGGATACTGACTCAATCATCTGTGGATGATGAGCCTCAAACCCTGCATCAGATTGGGCTGGAGAACCTTAAGCCAAACCAGACATATTACTATCAGTGTATCTGGAAAAAGGGCAAAACGACACGGGGAAAATTTAGAACTGCACCTGCAGATGACCAGACATCCTTGCGTATTGCAGTTGTCGGTGATTCACGTAGCGATTTGGTCATGAGCAAAAAAATCTCCAACATGATTGTTGACAAAGACCCGGGAATCGTGCTTCATACAGGAGATCTCGTGGCCAATGGAAGAAATCTGAAGGAATGGAATACTTATCTTTTTAAACCCATGGAAAACCTCCTGCGGAATATTCCACTCTATCCAGTACTTGGTAATCACGAGCAGGAATCACCTTATTACTATAAATATTTCCCCCTGCACAATCAAAAGCCATGGTGGTCTGTGGACTATGGATCCGTGCATATTATTGGTCTGGATACCAGTGTTCCCACCGACCCGGAATCTGAGCAATATCAGTTCATGCGTGAGGATTTAAAGAAAAATAAGAGCCCATGGATTATAGTGGTCTTTCATCATCCACTTTTTCATACGCATCCGTACCGGCCTGTTCAAAAATATCAACATGAGTGGCAATCTTTGTTTATGGAGCATGGCGTTGATCTTGTGCTTACCGGGCATGATCATTACTACCACCGTACATTTCCAATTGGACGAATGTCGGAAAAGCAACAGGGAGTTGTTCACATAACCACAGCTGGGGGAGGGGCATCACTCTATCCCACAATTTCTCGACCATATTCAGCCTATGATCGCAGTCTGTATCATTTTTTACTCATTGATGTGACGGAGGATGAACTTGAAATTCGTGCTATTGATGAGAATAATCAAATATTTGATGCAATTATTCTGAATAAAAACCAGGACCATTCAGCCGCCAGTTTTGTGGAATATGGGTTGTTTGAATTGGAGCAAGACCTGAATAAGCAGTTGGGAGGGCTTTTTCCAAGGGAGAATAAAAAGGGGATCGTTTTCTTTGACACAACCCTCACGATGGAAACAAATTTTTATATGCCAGTTTCCGTGAAATACCAATGGCGGGCCACTGATAGTTGGATATTTGATCAAAATAATAATGAGTTTACGATAAATCCCGGTGAAAAACTCAAGATACGACTTAAGGCGCAGGTCGACAAGAAACACTTCATGCCAACCCCTGAACTCTCGTTGCACCTGGCCGCGGATAACGCTACCCGTAATATTATCAGGTCCAGACCATATCAGAAATCTCTTGGGTTTCGAAATCAGGATTTACAGTTTTCAATTGAAGAAGCTGCCTACAAAAAGGCTGTTTCATCTACTTCTGATGATTTGTCTCCGCTGTTCTTTTTTCTCAATTATTACGCCGATAGCGAATTTGCTTCTGATGTAATGGTCGAGCTGGGAAAACGGAGCTTTCGTACCCGGGATAAACGTATTTTGCCTAAGCTGAAAACATTTTTAAAAAAGTATCCCAGCGACCTGAATAAATATCGAATCTATCCCTTTTATTTTCTTTTTGAAGATTTTAATAACTTGGAAGAATGGATGGCTATTATGAGGCGACTTCCATCCAAGCAACTTTCTTATGCTCCAAAGCTTATGTGCCAACTTTTAGAATTGGATATATTTAATTCTCGTACAATTAGGAATTGGTATCTTATTGGTCCCTTCGATGCGTCGGATGGGCAGGGGCTTTCAACCATTTATGCTCCTGAAGTTGAACTTGACTTATCAAGGAGTGTTGAATTCAGAACCGGTGGCGAAATTGGTTGGAAAAAACACCCTACCACTGGATCATACATTGATCTAATTGACGCTTTAGCTGTTCCTGAGTACGCTTCAAGTAATCTGGTAGCCTATGCTTATGCGGAAGTGGTCACGAAAAAAGCCGGTGAAGTATTGCTCCTTTTGGGAACTGATGACGATCCAGTTGTGTGGGTAAATGGCGTTGAAGTTCATCGGAAAGAGGTGGGCCGGGGACTAAGAGCTTGCCAGGATGTGTTGTTGGTCCCCGTAAAAACGGGCAAAAATGATATCCTGATAAAAGTAGTGCAGCGTGGTGGTGCCTGGAACCTGGATTTGCGTATTTCTGATTGGATGAGAATTTTAGAGTAA